The Desulfomicrobium apsheronum genome includes a region encoding these proteins:
- a CDS encoding translocation/assembly module TamB domain-containing protein, with the protein MNHATIKRLRKTFMILAVCVLLGATCAGLILGTDKGRQGLLDSISSLAAAPDFGLKMEGLRLGDTWTLDRLTVSDALGPWLDAEKLSVRPLLGELLRGKIALEHVGITRLEITRLPESEETTETSKPLSLPSLRIGAVDIEHIRIGPDVAGHEALLSLHGALTLDQDEPHARVRVARLDRVQDAAELDARLHLREQTLDLRLDLHEEPQGLLHSALGMNGTQGITLQTAGSGPLKEWNLNFESMISDVAQLSGNATLNLDADADIDLRTLITPGPAWTPFTGLPQESLTLKARGSWQDPVLNIARVDLQSALGNLDGNATWNIESGILESRANAQGVNVSWLMPDDIEAGPVNASATLRLDPQGMRAQGKILLRDMDLAGHAVPTATAHLSLDLPAGTKAWQVQTQLDAQTPSLPEGLRAWTAAGILGGEGAAFHVRELRLESERLGLTGNGTLDSHLNVHALLDVREMTGFTPKPLSAILDTKLEGQLDPASSNMNASLEATAVRIDGLPQELEMLLGPGSRLLTKFSLSPRLVDVHEARLLARTTAEASGRYDIEKNTFQARLGAAFPEISFPALRIAPGTTLRASASGSPDSFGLDLAAGSAKISTGERSLSDINATATVRGLPAKPMATLGAKAMAEQEPVSLDLRIAPDKNLIRVEECSLRLPETVLNFNGSLDPGTLLFTGDADFQSADLSTLGRILGSELEGELSLQARLDTLKGKQTATLEGQGNSLSAFGARIDGVSLSGTLADPGLPGLMDIELEMRSAGLPDMQADTINARMRGVATGYGFDIELRHASPQADLSVRGGLSSDLTGLAVEQLRGTLLQQDVLLKSPFDMSITSSGANWREADLNFGPARLRSAGGISKEKTNITAELTDFDPALLRPLFPDLPSAVINVRLDASGDPSSPNAQLRMQAEKIRLESSGLGNLPRLSATADVHLRQNMLDARASLTSESAIELDAHLSSPMRLDLFAPAFPSDAPLSGQLKGQTKLMLLPHVLRLDDQTLDGNCTLDFRVNGTWAAPGLEGTASVRDARYENFRSGTVIQNLNMNAEAAGSTLALELSATDGAEGTTEATGQVDLLTLEHILDVLFNNFRLLRQDLVQSTAKGDLRLKGNLDGTELSGKMTLDPTTVRLPAKTPADLAQVEVVEINVKNPRPKTEGKTSDFLLGLDLRVAIPARLHVQGRGLESEWSGNLHIRGNHSKPIVNGEMNLLRGKFDFLDRIFTLTKGSLSLNGETPPNPFLEVLGETQILENLIQVRISGPARDFRLNLSSVPSLPQDELLALILFGRSLRQISPLQAVRLAQAAAEMTGLGGASPDFLDSIKSSLGLQEVDVTKDDEDNTAVGVGGYFGGKYYIRTQSSVSGQDRTKVEVQLSPKISVETEVGSDSRQGGGVMWKLDY; encoded by the coding sequence ATGAATCACGCAACTATCAAGCGCCTGCGAAAAACCTTCATGATCCTCGCGGTCTGCGTGCTGCTCGGCGCCACATGCGCGGGCTTGATCCTGGGCACGGACAAAGGGCGCCAAGGCCTGCTGGACTCGATCTCCAGTCTCGCCGCCGCACCGGATTTCGGCCTGAAAATGGAAGGCCTGCGCCTTGGCGACACCTGGACCCTGGACCGGCTCACCGTCAGCGATGCCCTTGGCCCCTGGCTCGACGCCGAGAAGCTCAGTGTCCGACCGCTCCTTGGCGAGCTGCTCCGGGGCAAAATTGCCCTGGAGCATGTCGGCATCACCCGCCTTGAAATCACCCGTCTGCCTGAAAGCGAAGAAACCACTGAAACCTCAAAGCCCCTTAGCCTGCCCTCTTTGCGCATCGGCGCCGTGGACATCGAGCATATCCGCATAGGACCCGACGTCGCTGGGCACGAAGCCCTGCTCTCCCTGCACGGCGCGCTGACCCTCGACCAGGACGAACCTCACGCCCGGGTGCGCGTGGCCCGGCTGGACAGAGTGCAGGATGCGGCGGAACTCGATGCGCGGCTGCATCTTCGCGAGCAGACCCTGGACCTGCGCCTGGACCTGCATGAAGAGCCGCAGGGCCTCCTGCACTCCGCCCTCGGCATGAACGGCACGCAGGGCATCACCCTGCAGACGGCGGGCAGCGGCCCCTTGAAGGAATGGAACCTGAATTTTGAGTCCATGATTTCCGATGTCGCGCAGCTGAGCGGCAACGCGACCCTTAACCTGGATGCCGATGCCGACATCGATCTACGCACGCTGATCACACCCGGTCCCGCCTGGACCCCGTTCACGGGCCTGCCGCAGGAGAGCTTGACCCTAAAGGCCAGGGGGTCGTGGCAGGATCCGGTCCTGAACATTGCCCGGGTCGATCTGCAAAGCGCCCTCGGCAATCTTGACGGCAACGCCACCTGGAATATCGAAAGCGGCATCCTCGAATCCAGGGCCAATGCCCAGGGCGTGAACGTGTCCTGGCTCATGCCCGATGACATCGAGGCAGGCCCCGTCAACGCTTCCGCCACCCTGCGGCTGGACCCGCAAGGCATGCGCGCGCAGGGAAAAATCCTGCTACGCGACATGGACCTTGCCGGGCACGCCGTACCCACCGCCACTGCGCACCTTTCCCTGGACCTGCCTGCCGGGACCAAAGCCTGGCAGGTCCAGACCCAGCTTGACGCACAGACCCCCTCCCTGCCCGAAGGACTGCGCGCATGGACGGCCGCCGGCATCCTTGGCGGCGAGGGCGCAGCCTTTCACGTCAGGGAACTGCGCCTGGAATCGGAGCGGCTGGGGCTGACGGGCAACGGCACCCTCGACTCGCATTTGAACGTGCATGCTCTGCTTGATGTGCGTGAGATGACAGGATTCACGCCAAAGCCCCTGTCGGCAATTCTGGACACCAAACTTGAGGGACAGTTGGACCCTGCTTCTTCGAACATGAACGCCAGCCTGGAAGCCACGGCCGTGCGGATTGACGGTTTGCCGCAGGAGCTTGAGATGCTGCTGGGACCAGGCAGCCGTCTGCTGACCAAGTTCAGCCTGTCCCCGCGACTGGTTGACGTGCACGAGGCGCGGCTGCTGGCTCGAACAACGGCGGAGGCAAGCGGCCGATACGACATTGAGAAAAACACATTTCAGGCCAGGCTTGGCGCCGCCTTCCCGGAAATCAGCTTCCCCGCCCTGCGCATCGCGCCAGGGACGACCCTGCGCGCCTCGGCCTCGGGCAGCCCCGACTCCTTCGGATTGGACCTTGCCGCGGGCAGCGCCAAAATCAGCACCGGGGAGCGTTCCCTGTCCGATATCAACGCTACGGCCACGGTGCGTGGACTGCCTGCCAAGCCCATGGCCACCCTGGGCGCGAAAGCCATGGCCGAACAGGAGCCCGTCAGCCTGGACCTGCGCATCGCCCCCGACAAAAACCTGATCCGTGTCGAGGAATGCTCACTGCGGCTTCCGGAAACCGTCCTGAATTTCAACGGCTCCCTCGATCCGGGCACGCTTCTTTTCACCGGGGACGCCGATTTTCAAAGCGCTGATCTGAGCACCCTGGGACGCATTTTGGGCAGCGAACTTGAAGGCGAACTTTCCCTGCAAGCCCGCCTCGACACGCTCAAGGGAAAGCAAACAGCCACACTTGAAGGGCAGGGAAATTCCCTGTCCGCCTTCGGAGCACGCATCGACGGAGTTTCCTTGAGCGGCACGCTGGCCGATCCCGGACTGCCGGGCCTTATGGATATCGAGCTTGAAATGCGCTCGGCAGGCCTGCCCGACATGCAGGCCGACACCATAAACGCGAGGATGCGTGGCGTGGCGACAGGCTACGGATTCGACATCGAACTGAGGCACGCATCTCCCCAGGCCGATCTTTCGGTCCGAGGGGGGCTGTCTTCGGATCTGACCGGCCTTGCCGTTGAACAGCTTCGCGGAACCCTGCTGCAACAGGATGTGCTGCTGAAGTCTCCCTTCGACATGAGCATCACGTCCTCCGGAGCGAACTGGCGGGAAGCTGACCTCAATTTCGGTCCGGCGCGCCTGCGGAGCGCTGGCGGCATCTCGAAAGAAAAGACGAACATCACCGCCGAGCTGACCGATTTCGATCCGGCACTGTTGCGACCTCTCTTTCCAGACCTGCCCAGCGCCGTCATCAACGTCCGCCTCGACGCCTCAGGCGACCCGTCGAGCCCAAACGCTCAATTGCGAATGCAGGCCGAAAAGATCCGCCTGGAATCATCAGGCCTTGGAAACCTGCCCCGTCTGAGCGCCACGGCCGACGTGCACCTGCGCCAAAACATGCTGGACGCACGCGCATCCCTGACCTCGGAAAGCGCCATCGAACTCGACGCGCACCTCTCAAGTCCCATGCGGCTCGACCTTTTTGCGCCGGCCTTCCCGTCTGACGCCCCTTTGTCCGGGCAGCTCAAGGGCCAAACCAAGCTCATGCTCTTGCCGCATGTTCTGCGCCTGGACGATCAGACCCTGGATGGAAATTGCACTCTTGATTTTCGGGTGAACGGCACCTGGGCAGCTCCGGGGCTCGAAGGTACGGCAAGCGTTCGGGATGCCCGCTATGAAAATTTCCGCAGCGGGACCGTCATCCAAAACCTGAACATGAACGCCGAGGCCGCCGGATCGACCCTGGCACTGGAGCTGTCCGCCACGGACGGCGCGGAAGGCACGACCGAGGCGACAGGACAGGTGGATCTGCTTACATTGGAGCACATTTTGGACGTGCTCTTCAACAATTTCAGGCTCCTGCGCCAAGATCTGGTGCAAAGCACGGCCAAGGGCGACCTGCGCCTTAAGGGAAACCTGGACGGAACCGAATTAAGCGGCAAGATGACCCTCGACCCGACCACGGTTCGGCTCCCGGCGAAAACCCCGGCCGACTTGGCGCAGGTCGAAGTCGTGGAAATCAACGTCAAGAATCCTCGCCCAAAGACCGAGGGCAAGACTTCAGACTTCCTGCTCGGTCTTGATCTGCGGGTGGCCATCCCGGCCCGTCTGCACGTTCAGGGACGAGGTCTCGAATCGGAATGGTCCGGAAACCTGCACATCCGGGGCAACCATTCAAAGCCCATCGTCAACGGCGAAATGAACCTGCTGCGCGGCAAGTTCGATTTCCTCGACCGCATCTTCACCCTGACCAAGGGTTCCCTGTCCCTCAATGGCGAGACCCCGCCCAACCCCTTCCTTGAAGTGCTCGGGGAAACCCAGATCCTCGAAAACCTCATCCAGGTCCGCATCAGCGGTCCCGCCAGGGATTTTCGACTGAACCTGTCTTCGGTTCCAAGCCTGCCTCAGGACGAACTGCTGGCCCTGATCCTTTTTGGCAGGTCGCTCAGGCAGATATCCCCGTTGCAGGCGGTGCGCCTTGCCCAGGCCGCCGCCGAAATGACCGGCCTTGGCGGCGCAAGTCCGGATTTTCTGGACTCCATCAAGTCCAGCCTTGGACTGCAGGAAGTGGACGTAACCAAGGACGACGAGGACAACACCGCCGTCGGCGTCGGCGGCTACTTCGGCGGCAAATATTACATTCGCACCCAAAGCAGCGTGTCGGGGCAGGACAGAACCAAGGTCGAAGTGCAGCTCAGTCCGAAAATCAGCGTGGAAACAGAGGTAGGATCAGATTCCCGTCAGGGCGGGGGCGTGATGTGGAAGCTCGATTATTGA